From Primulina tabacum isolate GXHZ01 chromosome 2, ASM2559414v2, whole genome shotgun sequence, one genomic window encodes:
- the LOC142537727 gene encoding cysteine proteinase inhibitor 5-like, which translates to MTPKFFSLLVVTFSILLASSSIKASFAGWQAISNLTDPKVVEIGKFAVKEHNKRVNALLSFESIVKGETQIVNGINYRLIISATDGLAANAESYYRVVVWDKLWKKERRLISFEKSLD; encoded by the coding sequence ATGACACCCAAATTTTTCTCGTTGCTTGTTGTTACCTTCTCAATTCTTCTTGCTTCCTCTTCGATCAAAGCCTCCTTCGCCGGTTGGCAGGCGATCAGTAACTTGACCGACCCAAAGGTGGTTGAGATAGGGAAGTTTGCGGTGAAAGAGCACAACAAGCGGGTCAATGCTTTGTTAAGCTTTGAGTCGATAGTAAAAGGAGAAACTCAAATAGTTAATGGTATTAATTACAGGCTCATCATTTCCGCCACGGATGGCCTCGCCGCGAATGCCGAAAGCTATTACCGGGTGGTTGTTTGGGACAAGCTTTGGAAGAAAGAGAGGCGGCTCATATCATTTGAGAAATCGCTTGattaa
- the LOC142537728 gene encoding uncharacterized protein LOC142537728, whose amino-acid sequence MLSLITNCISAKEAWDILQKHCEGSESVRRTKLRMLTSKFESLRMEENETIVEYDRRLREIANEAFSLGDPMSNERLVSKVLRSLPEHFNIKICAIDESKDTSTLNLEDLISSLRTFEMNLDLQKINTGKTVALQTTDDSVNSLIQEAKDSDLGEESIYLITKKFGDYLKRMRYKKKIVSTSKPQFVPFERNKIIASTQGNFRSRNDSSARTETKKLDSFQCRECSGFGHYANECANRLRKNKNIWQLH is encoded by the coding sequence ATGTTAAGTCTCATCACCAACTGCATTTCTGCCAAAGAAGCTTGGGATATTCTTCAAAAGCACTGCGAAGGATCTGAAAGTGTTCGCAGAACCAAACTCAGGATGTTAACctcaaaatttgaaagcttAAGGATGGAGGAAAACGAGACTATTGTGGAATATGATCGGAGATTGCGTGAAATTGCAAATGAGGCCTTTAGTCTCGGTGATCCTATGTCAAACGAAAGACTGGTTAGCAAGGTCCTGAGATCCCTTCCTGAgcattttaatatcaaaatctgTGCTATTGACGAATCCAAGGACACCTCTACACTTAATCTGGAAGACCTAATTAGCTCTCTCAGAACATTTGAGATGAATCTAGACCTACAGAAAATAAATACTGGGAAGACTGTTGCCTTACAAACTACTGATGATTCTGTGAATAGCCTAATTCAAGAGGCAAAGGACTCTGATCTTGGCGAAGAATCAATTTACTTAATCACAAAAAAATTTGGCGACTACCTAAAAAGAATGAGATATAAGAAGAAGATTGTATCAACATCAAAACCACAGTTTGTTCCTtttgaaagaaataaaataattgcatCAACTCAAGGGAATTTCAGATCGAGAAATGATTCATCAGCTCGAACAGAAACAAAGAAACTTGATTCATTCCAATGTAGAGAATGCTCTGGATTTGGTCATTATGCAAATGAGTGCGCAAATCGGCTTcgcaaaaacaaaaatatatggCAGCTACACTGA